One region of Podospora bellae-mahoneyi strain CBS 112042 chromosome 1 map unlocalized CBS112042p_1.2, whole genome shotgun sequence genomic DNA includes:
- the ZTA1 gene encoding NADPH:quinone reductase (COG:C; EggNog:ENOG503NV2G), with protein MSIPATQRAVVVEEIGGPEVLQLKSDWAVPQPTEGQVLVKNEISGINYIDTYFRTGLYPSPKPEVLGREAAGTVVALGPKTEEFNLKVGDRVIWLANAGYAEYSAVPAAKTLKLPDTVSYEDATASFMSGLTVLALARETYTVQPGDWVLLHAAAGGAGFLMTQLLKHLGAKVIGTAGGPEKVELVKSLGADHVIDYRSEEGKDWVKTVMDITGGRGVDVVYDSVGKDTWEGSLAVVKRKGTIVWFGNSSGPIPPLPLNRLAPKCVKIARPTLFGYIATREEFEGYADELFSLLTSGALKVKIHGLYSLSDVKQAHIDLEGRKTTGKILIKVSE; from the exons ATGTCTATCCCAGCAACTCAGAGAgccgtggtggttgaggagatTGGTGGCCCCGAGGTTCTCCAGCTCAAGTCCGACTGGGCTGTCCCACAGCCAACCGAAGGCCAGGTCCTCGTGAAGAACGAGATTTCCGGCATCAACTATATCGACACATACTTCCGCACCGGTCTCtacccatcaccaaagccTGAGGTTCTGGGCAGAGAAGCAGCCGGCACAGTTGTGGCACTCGGGCCGAAGACGGAGGAGTTCAACCTCAAGGTCGGCGACAGAGTCATTTGGCTCGCCAATGCTGGTTATGCTGAGTACTCTGCGGTCCCAGCAGCCAAGACCCTCAAGCTGCCAGATACCGTGTCTTACGAAGATGCCACTGCCAGCTTCATGAGTGGTCTGACAGTGCTGGCTCTCGCCAGGGAGACCTACACAGTCCAGCCTGGTGACTGGGTTTTGCTTCATGCGGCGGCAGGCGGTGCTGGGTTTTTGATGACGCAACTGCTCAAGCACCTCGGTGCCAAGGTCATTGGTACAGCTGGTGGCCCAGAGAAGGTTGAATTGGTCAAGAGCCTCGGTGCGGACCATGTCATCGACTACAGGagcgaggagggcaaggacTGGGTCAAGACAGTGATGGACATTACTGGTGGGAGAGGCGTCGATGTGGTCTATGACTCTGTTGGAAAGGACACATGGGAGGGCAGTTTGGCCGTTGTCAAGAGGAAAGGGACCATAGTTTGGTTCGGCAACTCTAGTGgtcccatcccaccattGCCTTTGAA CCGCCTTGCACCAAAGTGTGTCAAGATTGCCAGACCAACTCTTTTTGGCTACATTGCCACCCGTGAAGAGTTCGAGGGCTATGCCGATGAGCTCTTCAGCCTTCTCACATCCGGGGCACTCAAGGTCAAGATTCATGGCCTGTATTCCCTCTCTGATGTCAAGCAGGCACACATT GACTTGGAAGGAAGGAAGACGACTGGCAAGATTTTGATCAAGGTTTCTGAATGA
- a CDS encoding uncharacterized protein (EggNog:ENOG503NUUB; COG:Q) has protein sequence MNECCLKGFKWDGEPQGKEVEVNGQTCYVTGSNPDVGIIVIHDLYGWTFGNTRLLADSYAAEVGATVYVPDFFGGVVLSADLINNPAEWGKLDLPNFMERNNKAVRGPEMVSLAKHLRTQHGKLGAIGYCYGGWAAFQLGLKSDAPLVDCIAAAHPTFLTKEEISNVGVPVQIIAPEIDPQFTEELKTYAVTEIPKLGVPFDYQYFPGLSHGFSIRGNRENPAEVKGLERARRVAVTWFKEWLV, from the exons ATGAACGAATGCTGTTTGAAGGGCTTTAAGTGGGACGGCGAGCCGCAGggcaaggaggttgaggtgaaCGGCCAGACATGCTATGTTACTGGTTCCAACCCGGATGTAGGCATCATCGTGATTCACGATCTGTATGGCTGGACCTTTGGCAACACAAGGTTGCTCGCCGACAGCTATGCCGCAGAGGTTGGGGCGACCGTCTATGTCCCCGACTT ctttggtggtgttgttctgTCCGCAGATCTGATCAACAACCCGGCAGAGTGGGGCAAGCTTGATCTCCCCAACTTCATGGAGAGGAACAACAAGGCCGTCCGCGGACCAGAGATGGTTTCTTTGGCGAAGCACCTCCGCACTCAGCACGGCAAGCTTGGTGCCATTGGCTATTGCTATGGTGGCTGGGCTGCTTTCCAGCTTGGTCTCAAGTCGGATGCTCCGCTCGTCGACTGCATCGCTGCGGCTCACCCAACTTTCCTGACGAAGGAGGAGATTTCCAATGTTGGCGTACCAGTGCAGATCATCGCCCCCGAAATTGATCCTCAGTTCACCGAAGAGCTCAAGACTTACGCTGTGACTGAGATCCCCAAGTTGGGTGTGCCTTTTGACTATCAGTATTTCCCTGGCCTGAGCCACGGTTTCTCCATCAGGGGTAACCGAGAGAACCCTGCTGAGGTGAAGGGTCTCGAGAGGGCGCGGAGAGTGGCGGTGACGTGGTTCAAGGAGTGGCTCGTGTAG
- a CDS encoding uncharacterized protein (EggNog:ENOG503NZ9J; COG:S) gives MPSAIPQNGSALHEEPKPWDPDHLRTRFVQALSEMYRTEVPLYGKLVDVVNQVDTTTLQSRGQSLNDLPSRFQLERHGAIRLGTQQEMRMISRLFAVMGMFPVGYYDLKMVGFPLHGTAFRPQTEESLRKNPFRVFTTVLRPDLISSPEVREVATSILSTRQLFSSRLIELIDQAETSALANLTAEDANNLITESLKIFKWHSRSSVPLETYLTLKKEHPMVADIVCFPSAHINHLTPRTLDIDAVQAEMISQGLPAKDRIEGPPKRKCEILLRQTSFKALEERVTFAGDADHTVDGTHTARFGEVEQRGAAVTRKGRELYDALLAKAVGRSEKEDKDSDKVLKEVFAEYPDDWEVLRKEGLVYFRYRVAEDKVPVAGAHKLEGSVHMDRLLKEGVVTCEPITYEDFLPFSAAGIFTSNLGGEKDGGTERKLQKTEEESKRSRVQLEGLLGCKIPSEIDLYDELQTDSVKECQALLGLSEIVLGA, from the exons ATGCCTTCAGCTATCCCACAGAACGGATCTGCCCTCCACGAGGAGCCAAAGCC ATGGGATCCAGATCACCTCCGGACTCGCTTCGTGCAGGCCCTCTCAGAGATGTACAGAACCGAAGTACCCCTCTACGGCAAGCTCGTAGACGTCGTCAACCAAGTCgataccaccaccctccagtCCCGCGGCCAAAGTCTCAAcgacctcccctcccgcttCCAGCTTGAGCGCCATGGCGCCATCAGACTAGGCACCCAGCAAGAAATGCGCATGATCAGCCGCCTCTTCGCCGTCATGGGAATGTTCCCCGTCGGCTACTACGACCTCAAAATGGTCGGGTTTCCCCTCCACGGCACGGCTTTCCGGCCCCAGACCGAAGAATCCCTCCGAAAGAACCCCTTCCGAGTCTTCACCACCGTCCTCCGACCAgacctcatctcctccccggAAGTCCGGGAGGTGgccacctccatcctctccaccagacagctcttctcctccaggcTTATCGAGCTGATCGACCAAGCGGAGACCTCTGCTCTTGCCAACCTCACGGCCGAAGACGCCAACAACCTGATTACCGAATCTCTCAAGATCTTCAAATGGCACTCCCGATCCTCTGTTCCCCTGGAGACGTACCTCACCCTGAAAAAGGAGCACCCAATGGTAGCCGACATTGTCTGCTTTCCCTCAGcacacatcaaccacctcaccccGCGCACCCTGGACATCGATGCCGTCCAAGCAGAGATGATTTCCCAGGGCCTCCCAGCAAAAGACCGCATCGAGGGACCTCCCAAGAGGAAGTGCGAGATCCTCCTTCGACAAACCAGCTTCAAGGCGTTGGAAGAAAGAGTCACTTTTGCTGGTGACGCCGACCACACCGTTGACGGGACGCACACCGCCCGGTTTGGAGAGGTGGAACAGCGCGGTGCTGCTGTGACCAGAAAAGGCAGGGAGCTCTACGATGCTTTGCTCGCCAAGGCTGTTGGTCGAAGTGAAAAGGAAGACAAGGACTCTGACAAGGTGCTGAAGGAGGTGTTTGCCGAGTACCCTGATGACTGGGAGGTTCTTAGGAAGGAAGGGTTGGTGTATTTCCGCTATCGGGTTGCTGAGGACAAGGTACCCGTTGCTGGCGCTCATAAGCTGGAGGGGTCAGTGCACATGGATAGACTTCTGAAAGAGGGGGTTGTGACCTGCGAGCCGATCACATATGAGGATTTCCTGCCATTCTCGGCGGCGGGTATTTTCACTTCCAACCTTGGCGGAGAGAAGGACGGTGGTACTGAGAGGAAGCTCCAAAAGACAGAAGAGGAGAGCAAGAGGAGCCGTGTGCAGCTTgaggggttgctggggtgCAAGATTCCAAGTGAGATTGACCTGTATGATGAGCTGCAAACTGACAGTGTGAAGGAGTGTCAGGCTCTTCTTGGGTTGAGCGAGATCGTCCTTGGGGCTTGA
- a CDS encoding uncharacterized protein (EggNog:ENOG503NYPS; COG:L) produces the protein MEQFPTALAAKRGFPTVCTLRTSRKRLGNMSECPADTLLDYIVDYLSSMIRSLRSRLKELEEQTQPADQRSEAESSMTVGDVIIIPDQCQENQVPPNPEVTAEPGSTFHHSVNTTPPAPPITSIPTAINANTSSAPDRQSLEPTLSADKPPSWIGPLPRITASPSNGIAAPPTPQACSCDRLLGVGAAAWSLPLRRHADELVDLYFHRVHRAYPILHQPTFMGQYRQLWEPSQTNTGTCSGLCRQKSLVKTFPATVNAVFALASWFAPGPSTEENKVRASGFFNMTQKFDLLEIIDEEVGIESVQLLLLMGFYLQSTERFSKCWNITGLAIRMAQNMSLHMSAHDARKKGLLLCCPSQLEEEMRVRVWYGCVLLDREISMSFGRPLMISGGDQLRLPEAIDDEYLSEVGGKRNTQPSNCPSQISSYIETIKLYKFLGQVLDREEDGAETPTNTCSDMQALLDLDTRIMEWRDALPGHLQYDHIAENGQQDLASTPGSLSSPDFSGQARRLYTRFLHVRVLILRPALEQFFQKKRHSPVIPQARGNPRVARVQDLMLSDIAAQCVLSADSLVKCLDIHIRSQSLAAWWYNISYLHTCGSTLLMGLLCSFNESVVRRDSLELCLRRLSQYTALSSIATKSYHLLQESSKRLLPERGASNIQTPSCSAVGNMARVPDPDPATHLGQPMTPAGMAPPTSVEAGTYMQYSSLLLAPHRIYACPQQTTSSSNLLPSALDPLLAGSTDMMNDGVGGFENVPEFWETPFLSQLEFYQPHDFTLSQLE, from the exons ATGGAGCAATTCCCTACTGCTCTGGCTGCAAAAAGAGGCTTTCCAACTGTGTGTACCTTGCGGACATCCAGGAAAAGGCTTGGCAACATGAGTGAGTGCCCAGCCGACACCCTTCTTGATTACATAGTTGACTATCTATCCAGTATGATTCGCTCGTTACGGTCCAGATTGAAAGAGCTTGAAGAACAGACCCAGCCAGCCGATCAGAGGAGTGAAGCCGAGTCCAGTATGACGGTGGGAGATGTGATCATCATTCCAGACCAGTGTCAAGAGAATCAGGTGCCTCCCAACCCAGAAGTAACCGCCGAGCCCGGCAGTACTTTCCATCACAGCGTCAATactacaccaccagcaccgccgaTCACGTCCATTCCGACTGCTATTAACGCAAATACTTCGTCCGCACCTGACCGGCAGTCACTGGAGCCAACTCTTTCCGCAGACAAGCCCCCGTCCTGGATCGGACCTCTTCCCAGGATCACGGCCAGTCCATCAAATGGGATAGCGGcgcctcccactcctcagGCATGTTCCTGTGATCGTCTGCTCGGAGTCGGCGCTGCTGCATGGTCCTTGCCATTGCGTCGACATGCTGATGAGCTCGTGGACCTGTACTTTCACCGCGTTCATCGTGCATATCCCATTCTTCATCAGCCTACGTTTATGGGGCAATATCGACAACTATGGGAGCCATCGCAAACAAACACAGGAACCTGCTCTGGCCTGTGTAGACAAAAGAGCCTGGTCAAGACATTCCCGGCTACCGTCAATGCTGTCTTTGCACTGGCTTCCTGGTTTGCCCCTGGGCCCAGCACGGAAGAAAACAAAGTCAGGGCCAGTGGTTTCTTCAACATGACTCAAAAGTTTGATCTGCTCGAGATCATCGACGAAGAGGTTGGTATCGAGTCAGTccagctgcttctgcttATGGGCTTCTATCTCCAGAGCACAGAGCGATTCTCAAAATGTTGGAACATCACTGGTCTGGCTATCAGGATGGCACAGAACATGAGCTTGCATATGAGTGCACACGATGCTCGGAAGAAGGGGCTATTGCTGTGTTGCCCCAGTCAGTTGGAGGAAGAAATGCGTGTAAGAGTCTGGTATGGTTGTGTGCTTTTGGATCGAGAAATCTCCATGTCGTTTGGCAGGCCACTCATGATATCTGGAGGTGACCAGCTGAGGCTTCCGGAGGCCATTGATGACGAGTACTTATCTGAGGTTGGGGGCAAACGAAATACTCAGCCAAGCAACTGTCCCAGTCAAATCTCTTCCTACATCGAGACCATCAAGCTCTACAAGTTTCTTGGTCAGGTGTTGGacagagaggaggatggggcgGAAACCCCAACAAACACCTGCTCCGACATGCAGGCCTTGCTTGATCTGGACACCAGGATCATGGAATGGCGAGATGCACTGCCTGGACACCTTCAGTATGATCACATTGCAGAGAATGGACAGCAGGACCTCGCTTCGACCCCAGGGAGCCTCTCTTCGCCGGACTTTTCAGGGCAAGCAAGGCGGCTCTATACACGATTTCTACACGTCAGAGTTCTCATACTGAGACCGGCACTCGAACAATTCTTCCAAAAGAAACGACATTCACCAGTCATTCCGCAAGCAAGGGGCAATCCGAGGGTTGCGCGGGTACAAGACCTCATGCTGTCGGACATTGCGGCACAATGTGTGCTCTCAGCAGATTCTCTTGTCAAGTGTCTAGATATTCACATTCGCAGCCAAAGTCTTGCGGCTTGGTGGTACAACATAAGCT ACCTCCATACGTGTGGCAGCACCCTATTGATGGGCCTGCTATGCTCTTTCAACGAATCTGTCGTCAGGCGTGACTCACTCGAGCTCTGCCTTCGTCGCCTCTCACAGTATACGGCGCTGAGCAGCATCGCAACCAAATCCTACCACCTCTTGCAAGAAAGTTCGAAGCGCCTTCTCCCGGAAAGGGGTGCCTCCAATATACAGACACCTTCTTGCTCCGCGGTAGGCAACATGGCACGAGTACCCGACCCAGACCCAGCCACCCACCTTGGTCAGCCGATGACACCTGCTGGCATggcacctccaacctcggTTGAGGCTGGGACGTATATGCAGTATTCAAGTCTTCTCCTCGCGCCTCACAGGATATACGCCTGTCCACAACAAACGAcgtccagcagcaacctgTTGCCATCGGCACTTGACCCTCTGCTTGCAGGTTCTACAGACATGATgaatgatggtgttggtggcttTGAGAATGTGCCGGAGTTCTGGGAGacaccttttctttctcagTTGGAGTTTTACCAACCTCATGATTTCACCCTCTCGCAGCTTGAGTAA
- a CDS encoding uncharacterized protein (MEROPS:MER0030934; EggNog:ENOG503NYTS; COG:Q), with product MSEQTPILQHPTIGPIRGVVKKVGVTQFLGVQYATLKDRFSRAELLKSYPSDHPRVQYGIFDATTLAPIPLSPANGCQWEHALIQQSLESPEFGQSDTECLTLNIAVPDLQADGPEWPVLALVHGGAFATGSSSYPQYDLARIVQRSVKIGKPIIAVGINYRLGVPGFLYSSAMKAAGYKPNNGLDDQRQGLLWIKHHIAGFGGDEHRVTYIGESSGAASGTFHLHSKEPLFNQLISMSGSSLVKAKQPELAEGSFKRALQLLDISETDETAQVQRLLTVPMEDIREKIARKVPMAPIVDGDLIPRTTSYAQMADPARTAELFPGMQWCKRIMFGDCKMDGNAYGPRLAARVDIMPKTMATFLAATLDPIDRELAPKIVSGYGLNASATANSQESLKAVLDLATDICFGLGARTFVRSWSQAGLEAFLCHFNVPNPWDGPWKGHATHILDIVFVLQNYRELLPVGQQKAGDKQTEDAIAFIHGEAPWPAYKIGAQEGAMVYYAPEQGEEDQSRFVSGEIPEETGRRDILQKLMKHEVLDKVMDAWDLFMKGPK from the exons ATGTCCGAACAGACCCCTATTCTCCAACACCCAACCATTGGGCCAATTcgtggggtggtgaagaaagtCGGTGTTACACAGTTTCTTGGTGTTCAGTATGCGACCTTGAAAGATCGCTTCTCACGTGCTGAGCTCTTAAAGTCGTACCCATCAGACCACCCCCGTGTCCAATACGGCATCTTTGACGCAACAACCCTCGCGCCCATTCCATTGAGCCCAGCGAACGGCTGCCAATGGGAGCACGCACTGATTCAGCAGTCTCTGGAGTCTCCAGAGTTTGGGCAGTCAGACACGGAATGTCTGACACTCAACATCGCTGTGCCTGATCTCCAGGCAGACGGTCCTGAATGGCCAGTTTTGGCCCTTGTCCATGGCGGTGCCTTTGCGACGGGGAGCAGTTCCTACCCGCAGTATGATCTCGCTCGTATCGTCCAGAGAAGTGTCAAGATTGGGAAGCCAATCATTGCTGTGGGTATCAA TTACCGATTGGGTGTCCCTGGCTTCCTCTACTCTTCTGCCATGAAGGCTGCAGGCTACAAGCCGAACAACGGCCTTGATGACCAGAGACAGGGCTTGCTCTGGATCAAACACCACATTGCAGGgttcggtggtgatgagcaCCGCGTAACCTATATTGGCGAGAGTTCGGGGGCGGCATCGGGCACTTTCCACCTCCACTCCAAGGAGCCGTTGTTCAACCAGCTGATTTCCATGAGCGGTTCCTCTCTGGTCAAAGCCAAGCAGCCAGAACTTGCCGAGGGGTCGTTTAAGAGGGCGTTACAGCTTCTTGACATCTCAGAAACTGACGAGACGGCCCAAGTTCAGCGACTGTTGACGGTTCCAATGGAGGATATCAGGGAGAAGATTGCACGCAAAGTGCCAATGGCGCCCATTGTCGATGGCGACTTGATTCCAAGAACCACATCGTATGCTCAGATGGCCGACCCAGCTCGGACAGCAGAGTTGTTCCCAGGAATGCAATGGTGCAAGCGAATCATGTTTGGCGATTGTAAGATGGATGGCAACGCCTACGGCCCCAGATTGGCTGCTAGAGTCGACATAATGCCAAAGACTATGGCGACTTTCCTGGCTGCCACTCTGGATCCCATCGACCGAGAGCTGGCGCCCAAAATCGTCTCTGGGTACGGCCTCAACgcctccgccaccgccaactcGCAAGAGTCTCTCAAGGCTGTTCTCGACCTTGCAACCGACATTTGCTTTGGTCTTGGAGCGAGAACCTTCGTCAGGTCTTGGTCGCAGGCCGGGCTCGAGGCATTTCTCTGCCACTTCAACGTTCCGAACCCTTGGGATGGGCCGTGGAAGGGGCATGCGACGCACATCCTCGACATCGTGTTTGTCCTGCAGAACTACCGTGAGCTTCTTCCTGTTGGCCAGCAAAAGGCAGGCGACAAGCAGACCGAGGACGCCATTGCTTTCATCCATGGCGAGGCTCCTTGGCCAGCGTACAAGATAGGGGCACAAGAGGGCGCTATGGTGTATTACGCTCCTGAGCAGGGTGAAGAGGACCAGTCTCGGTTTGTCTCTGGCGAGATCCCTGAAGAGACTGGGCGAAGAGACATTTTGCAGAAGCTCATGAAGCACGAGGTGCTGGACAAGGTCATGGACGCTTGGGACCTCTTCATGAAGGGCCCGAaatag
- a CDS encoding uncharacterized protein (EggNog:ENOG503P3D8; COG:E) translates to MATTEKLVSPSSIGHFGIRTTPEKFEAMVKWHLDFFGGREVLRNAKASFIQWDEEHHRMVIVQDDSHEQIPADKRPTAATVYHIAFTLNSLKDLATSYEQKKARGILPHWPVNHGMSTSMYYFDPDGNEFEMQVNNFDTADEALEFMKTPEYATNPIGVDIDIEEWLARVKSGEDEKTLKKRPVIGQRLSRYENSIYWKKPEEA, encoded by the coding sequence ATGGCAACCACGGAGAAACTCGTCAGTCCCTCCTCCATCGGCCACTTCGGCATTAGAACAACCCCTGAAAAGTTCGAGGCCATGGTCAAGTGGCACCTCGACTTCTTCGGTGGACGCGAGGTACTTCGAAACGCCAAGGCCAGCTTCATCCAGTGGGACGAAGAGCACCACAGAATGGTCATCGTGCAAGACGACAGCCACGAGCAGATCCCAGCCGACAAGCGCCCTacagcagcaacagtctACCACATCGCTTTCACACTCAACTCTCTCAAGGATCTTGCCACCAGCTacgagcagaagaaggcccgCGGCATCCTGCCCCACTGGCCTGTCAACCACGGCATGAGCACCTCGATGTACTACTTTGATCCGGATGGAAATGAGTTTGAGATGCAGGTCAACAACTTCGACACAGCGGATGAAGCTCTGGAGTTCATGAAGACGCCAGAATATGCGACGAACCCGATTGGCGTGGATATTGATATTGAAGAGTGGCTGGCACGGGTCAAGAGCGGGGAAGATGAGAAGACCCTCAAAAAGCGTCCGGTTATTGGGCAAAGGCTTAGCCGGTATGAGAACTCGATTTATTGGAAGAAGCCAGAAGAAGCCTGA
- a CDS encoding uncharacterized protein (EggNog:ENOG503PAIE; COG:C) — MPIPPLSCIFEPILNLFRSTKTTTSTMSSCNSNNKNNNKICIVGAGPSGLALGALLEKQGGCDYVIYESSAEDVPPRGGCLDLHPGSGQRALKDAGVFEEFKKYARYGDATIHRLFSHKGENFFDFGEGRDAPEIDRWALRKVLLSGIPKEKIHWKKPVVSTTRDENKQIVLNFADGTTASGFGLVVGADGTWSKVRHLVTDAKPQYSGNLFVTTKILPGGPYYEKMKELCRMGSMIVMGKGVHMFNSRQGDGHYRVDVGIPGPENFADAGLVDIKDWDAFKKYLLGDDLFGPYSDEMKEIINQSQGPFRPWIMYYFPTESLNWKTVPGVTLIGDAAHVTTPFVGDGVNCAMRDAIILAGKLKELGVNEEAVAAYEREMFPFAIDVITRSLQSQKMFFEKEAPKTFIEVMSSGKPLIGTTDHI, encoded by the exons ATGCCAATCCCTCCTCTGTCTTGCATCTTTGaacccatcctcaacctTTTCCGttccaccaagaccaccacatccaccatgTCTTCttgcaacagcaacaacaagaacaacaacaagatctGCATTGTTGGTGCCGGCCCGTCTGGCCTGGCTCTTGGTGCTCTCCTGGAGAAGCAGGGCGGTTGCGACTACGTCATCTATGAAAGCAGTGCTGAGGATGTCCCGCCTCGTGGTGGCTGCCTCGATCTCCACCCTGGCAGCGGTCAAAGAGCGTTGAAGGACGCTGGTGTCTTCGAAGAGTTCAAGAAGTACGCCCGCTACGGCGATGCCACCATCCATCGCCTCTTCAGCCACAAGGGCGAGAATTTCTTCGACTTTGGTGAGGGCCGTGATGCCCCTGAGATCGACCGCTGGGCTCTCAGAAAGGTCCTCCTCAGTGGCAtccccaaggagaagattcACTGGAAGAAGCCAGTTGTCAGCACCACCCGGGACGAGAACAAGCAGATCGTTCTCAATTTCGCTGATGGAACCACTGCTTCGGGGTTCGGTCTTGTAGTCGGCGCCGATGGTACCTGGTCCAAGGTGCGGCATTTG GTAACCGACGCAAAGCCACAATACAGCGGCAATCTGttcgtcaccaccaagatcCTCCCTGGCGGTCCATACTACGAAAAGATGAAGGAGCTCTGCCGCATGGGGTCCATGATCGTCATGGGCAAGGGTGTCCACATGTTCAACAGCAGACAAGGCGACGGGCACTACCGTGTCGACGTCGGCATTCCCGGCCCCGAAAACTTTGCCGACGCCGGTCTCGTCGACATCAAGGACTGGGACGCGTTCAAGAAGTACCTTTTGGGAGATGACCTCTTTGGTCCTTACTCGgatgagatgaaggagatCATCAATCAAAGTCAGGGTCCCTTCAGACCTTGGATCATGTACTACTTCCCCACGGAAAGTCTCAACTGGAAGACTGTCCCGGGTGTGACGTTGATTGGCGATGCTGCTCATGTCACGACACCAttcgttggtgatggtgtcaaCTGCGCCATGAGAGATGCGATCATCCTTGCTGGAAAGTTGAAGGAACTGGGCGTCAacgaggaggctgttgctgcctATGAGAGGGAGATGTTCCCCTTCGCTATTGATGTTATCACGAGAAGTCTTCAGAGCCAGAAGATGTTctttgagaaggaggctcCCAAGACCTTCATTGAGGTCATGAGCTCTGGGAAGCCCTTGATTGGCACGACTGACCATATCTGA